The genomic region GACTTAAAGTCACTTAGCTAATGAGAAGCAGTGCCAACACTTAAAGATTCTCTTCTGCTTCCCTACCCTGTCCACTCCGTAATAACTGGTGGAAATGATTCTTGAAATTTATGTCAGAGGCAGCTATACTAAATGGGGTCATGTGAGAGTATTTATGTGTTCCATCTTTCACTCTGGGGAAAACCTTGATCAGGTAACGATTTCATTGTGTCTGATagtctgttattttttattttatttgagagaacgagtgagcagggggggtgggagaagtggactttccactgagcatggagcccaatggggCTTTGATCCCAGGGATCGTAACCCCAGCTGAAGGTATGCCATCGCTTAACCtgctaagccacctaggtgcccctgggtcTGATAGtctaaattgaattttatatgttcttctttttctttgaattttgtaGCTTATATTGCTGTGATTAAATCTTTATGACCTTAATTTTAGGATAGAAgtaacttttctctctcttctttctctcagcttCATCAAGATCTCATTAtgcatcagaaaaatgaaaaaacagaagaaaattctaTGGAGGAAAGGAATTCATTTAGCCTTTTCTGAGAAATGGAATACAGGGTTTGGAGGTTTTAAGAAGTTCTGCTTTCACCAACACTTATGCATTCTGAAAGCCAAATTGGGAAGGCCAAGTACTTGGAGCAGGCAGTTGAGGCATTTCCGTTGCAGAAAGAAGGCCCTTCAAATCCAGAAAACGTGGATCCAGGATGCACCTTTTTTTGCTAAGACAAAGTCCCATGTGGCTGCTCAAAATGTTAGTACTTTGTCCtctaaagtgaaaagaaaagactCTAAACACTTCATTTCCTCCTCAAGGACCCTTTTAAGACTCCAAGCAGAGAGGCTGCTGTCCTCAGCAAAGAACTCTGACCATGAATACTGTGGAGAGAAAAGTGTCTTGAAGGCAGTTGCTGACTTACCAGGAAATAATGTTTTAGGTCAGGCCAATGGTCACAGACCTAGGACGGAGCCACAAGCTTCTGACTTTCCTATGAAGTTCAATGGGGAGAGCCAAAGTCCAGGTGAGAGTGGCACAATTGTGGTCACCTTGAGCAACCATAAGAGAAAGCGCTTTTGTTATGGCTGCTGCCAAGGTCTGGAGCACCACAGGAATGGGGGACCCCTGATTCCAAAAAAGTTTCAACTTAACCAACATAGAAGAATAAAAGTATCTCCTTTTATGATGTATGAGAAATTATCCATGATTAGATTTCGGTACAGGATTCTCAGATCCCAGCACTTCAGAACAAAAAGCAAAGTTTGCAAGCTAAAAAAAGCCCAGCGAAGCTGGGTGCAGGTCACTGGGGACCATCAAGAAACCCTTAGGGAGAACGGTGAGGGTGGCAGTTGCAGCCCATTCCCTTCCCCAGAACCTAAAGACCCTTCTTGTCGGCATCAACCATACTTTCCAGATATGGACAGCAATGCTGTGGTGAAGGGAAAGAACTCTCATGTGCCTGATGGCCACACTAAAGGAAGCCCTTTCTTGGGCAAGGAGCTTTGTTTAGATGAAGCATTCCCTGACCAACAGAATGGCACTGCCACATATGCCTGGGACCAGTCACCCTGTTCCTCTCCTAAGTGGGAGTGTACAGAGCTGATTCATGACCTTCCCTTACCAGAACATCATTCTAGTAACGTGTTTATCTCGGAAGCCGAAAGAGAAGTCATGACTCTGGGTCAGGAAAATCGGACAAGTACTGTCAGTGATGACAGAGTAAAACTGTCAGTGTGTGGGGCAGATCAGTCTGTGAGTAGAGTAGATGGGCCTGTGTCTGAAAGGCCTGTTCAGAATGAGAGCTCATGCCAGATGGATGAGGATGGATCTCTCAAGCAGAACATTCTTAGTTCTAAGCTGCTGGACCACCCTTACTGTAAAAGTCCACTGGAGGCTCCCCTGACATGCAGTGGACTCAAACTAGAAAATCAAGCAGGAAGTGGGAAGAACAGTCAGAAAGCCTCTCCAGTGGATGATGAGCAGCTGTCAATCTGCCTTTCTGGTATGCACTCTTCTTTATTCTCCCCCAACCTCCAGCCCACAATTACGGTCCATTATCTTTTCCAGGAGAGTCCTGTTTTTAACTTCTGCCCATAGATTCCCCTTAAAGCACTTAGTTCTCTTTGAAGCCTTCTATATTGCTCTATGACCTAAATGTTCCCTAATTTAAGTCTTCgttgatagacatttgtattGCTTCCAGTTGTTTACTTCTATAAATGATGGTGCAATGAAATTGTATCTGTATATTTAGATAAGTTTTTCTGTAAGTAAGTTAAATCTGTAGTAGTGGAATTGATGATAAAAGAACACACTTTTAAGAGAATTGTGAAATTACTCTCCAGAAAGTTGAACGAGTTTATTTACACTTATTAAACTTTACTAACCCTCTAGCTCATGAGAgttttgggttatttttaagactttattaatttatttgagagaggcttgtgtgtgcatgcatggtgggggtggggctgcgggagagagagcatgccaagcagactcctcactgaatgtggagcctgatgtaggcaTCAGTCCCCCAACACTGAGATCATTACCCAAGCCAAaatgaagtcagatgcttaaccagctaagccacccaggtgccccaggagttgttttgttttgtgttttgtttgtgttgttttttgtttttgttttgatttgcatttttaagtttaaagtttgaacatctttttctgtgttacttggccattttttgtttgtatatattttcctttgcctatttttctgttggattgggttatttctattttatttattttggtatatgaGAATTTCCTATATGGCAGGCACTTTGTTAGTTCTAAGAATGTGGCAGGGAGCGGGAAACATTGGTTCCTACCTTCCTAGACCTTAGCATCattctaaaatgttaaattttagcTATAAATGTCATAagcggggtacctgggtggctcagttggttaggcatctgctttttggctcaggtcatggttccagggtcctgggattgagccctgcatcagcctgcctgctcagtggggagtctgcttctccctctgcctgccattcaccctgcttgtgctctgtcagatgaataaataaaatcttataaaatgaaataaatctgacaagagtttaaatttttcctttccaaaggTAAAAGTACCCTGATTTAGTGTGTGGTAATTTTGCTTAAAGGAAATTATCAATTCTTCATTGTGAAACTTACCTGTCTTTATGGGTTCAACTTTTTACATCCTACTTTAAGATCTGCCCTGTGAGTAAGCTGATGTAAACATTTTTGGTAGATAGTGTGGCAGTATCACTCTTTGACCCTTTCCCCTTATTGGAATTTATCCAAGATATGAATATATTTCTACAGGGATATTATAGTATTGTCCTGGTAGTAAAAAAACAGAAGCcaactaaaaaaaatttctgtggaaGTATCTGTTACAGCATATCCACATAATAGTATACTATGAAACTGTTAAggaaaacattcagtctgtattttgaaactgaaagctgtctatataaagagaaaaaatgcaaGTTGCAAAACTGGATGATACCATTTTGTTAAGAGAGAGATGCATACATATAGGATAAGTACATGTATATTTGTGCACGTGCATTTATATAGGTTGTATCTGGAAAGATATGTCAttgttttttacctttaaaatgatttatttatttactttagagagcgcacatgcacacatgggcagaggggcagaggtagaggggaaCCAGACTTCCCACTCAATGTggagcccatcgtggggcttgatcccatgacttgagcaaaaccaagagtcagatgcccaaccgagCTACGCAGGCACCCCCCTCAAAGGGCTTTTTCTGGGGAGGTAGGAGCATTACTTGTTGGTAGTTTAAATAATTCTGAATACTTTGTTTTCCTAATCATTAAGTATCTATAAAAGATTTTACTCTACAGAATGTACACTTAGTGATCTGTAAAATAACTATCTTAATagattgaaggaaaaaagaacctGAAGAACCATTTTAGGGGTTTGCTTAGTATTTCCATGCCCACTGGAAAGAGTTCAAGGCAGAGCAGTAGCTACTGCCCATCACAGCCCTCCCCACATCAGCAAATTACCCAAGTGCAGTTAAGCCCACAGTTGATCACCATATATCTGAGGAAAGCCAGCACAATGAAAAGGACAATTTCAACAAATAAAGGAGCCTCATTAATCAGGATTAATAAAGCAATTAGAATAAGAATCAGTGTGAGACAATCAGTACAGTAGATGCTCCTTTAACTGACTCCTATAGCATTAGCTAATACTAAGTTCCACGGTATGGTGCATGCTGGCTCTCCTCCAGTGTAACTGCGCAGTATGCTCACTGCAGTGGATTGCAGTGGATTTATCATGAGCCAGTTGTACTTACTACAATTTACTTACTTCATAATTGTATTAAATACTGCATAAAATTGgttttggaaggaaaagaagtaGATTCCTATGTCAGTATattccaaatggattaaaaatgtaattagaaacaaatacagacacacaaaCTTGTACACAGTGTGGATCAACTTGCacacatgctaagtgaaaaaaaccaGGCACAAAAGGCCACAGACTATATGATTCTATTGATTTGAaatgttggggtacctgggtggctcagtgggttaaagcctctgcctttggcgcgggtcatgatcccggggtcctgggatcgagccccgaatcagtctctctgctcagcggggagcctgcttcctcctctctctctctgcctgcctctttgcctacttgtgatctctatctgtcaaataaataaattaattaatttaaaaaaaaaaaaaagaaatgtccagagtaggcaaatacagagatagagaaagaaggttaatagttgccaggggctggagagagggaaCCATGAGGAGTGCCTAGTAACAGGTTCACATTTTCTTAGTGGAGTAATGCACTTGTTCTTGAATTAGGTGGTAGTAATGGTTGCACAGCTCtgaatatacaaacaaaaaactgtacaCTTTGggagtgatgtgtgtgtgtgtgtgtgtatgcaaatcacaactcagtaaagctgttaaacAAGAGACCATTTTATAATCTCACATTGATAATACATGTTAAAGCATGATAGGAAACTCAAAAGCAGTAAACCAGTTTGACTCCATAAACATTAAAATCCTGCACATAAATGTAATGAGTAATAacatttaaatagttaaaaatttaattttcacgttcctggaaggctcagtgggttaaagcctctgcctccggctctggtcatgatcccagggtcctgggatcaagccccacatccggttctcttgtcagcggggagcctgcttcccctcctctctctgcttgcctctctgcctacttgtgatctctgtcaaataaataagtaaaatcttcttaaaaattaattttaaaattaaagcttgTTGCCATTTCAAGGTTATAAAAATGTTCAACCCTGTTTTTTTCTAGACTATTAAtgtgttatttttacattttgccaTTTGGCATAAAGTAAATATGGATCCCTACTGCATTCTTCACATCAAAATTAATTCCAACTGTAAATAAACTATTTAGTTAATAGTTCTAAtactatttattgagtaaatCATCTTTTCCTCGTGGTTATGAATTGCTCCCTGTTTTGGGGTCTCTTTCTGGgcttggtttttctatttctatgctAGCACTAGGCTGCTTTCATTACACCaagtttgttttataatttggTGGGACTgggccttccttctcctctcttggCCTCCTTTTTCACATCTCCTCTTTAatccttttcaaaaatttctaggaattttgCACATTTTGGtcccaatatttgtttttttctagatttttaaaaaaattttatttatttgtcagagagagtgagcacaagcaggcagagtggcaggcagagggagaagcaggctccccgctgagcaaggagccccatgcaggactccatcccaggagcgttggatcataacctgagccaaagccaaaggcagccacttaaatgattgagccaccAGGTATCCctgtttttttcaatttaataaaaataatggtttttgaTTGGTACTGCATTCACTTTTAGACTAATTTAGAGACAATTGCATTCATTACACTAttgaatttttctgtttaaaaataaagaattactcCATTTATTAACCTATATCCTTTATTAGAATTTTGCGATTTCTGCTTAGGTTTGCACATTCGTTAAGGTTAGTCTTAGATATTCCAtgcctttcttattttaagattttgtttttaagtagtctctacacccagtgtggggctcaaacctacaacctcaagatcaagagttacatgctctccCAGCTGAGCCGGCCAGGTGTCCTATGCCTTCCAtgtttttgatgggatctttctGACATGGGTATTGTATTTTGTTTGGAGAACCAAGTGGTTACATTCTTGTAACCACTTCTTTGCCCAATGAACTCCATTCCATATTCACAGCAGGATGTGACCCGGCAGTTACCTCAGGAAAAAACTGTCCTACAGAGTTCGTTTAACATGAGCAATTTAGGGCTctgtgggttaaaacctctgccttcagctcaggtcatgatctcagggtctttggatagagccccacatcgggctctctgctcagcagggagcctgcttccccccctctct from Mustela erminea isolate mMusErm1 chromosome 1, mMusErm1.Pri, whole genome shotgun sequence harbors:
- the SENP5 gene encoding sentrin-specific protease 5 isoform X5; translated protein: MKKQKKILWRKGIHLAFSEKWNTGFGGFKKFCFHQHLCILKAKLGRPSTWSRQLRHFRCRKKALQIQKTWIQDAPFFAKTKSHVAAQNVSTLSSKVKRKDSKHFISSSRTLLRLQAERLLSSAKNSDHEYCGEKSVLKAVADLPGNNVLGQANGHRPRTEPQASDFPMKFNGESQSPGESGTIVVTLSNHKRKRFCYGCCQGLEHHRNGGPLIPKKFQLNQHRRIKVSPFMMYEKLSMIRFRYRILRSQHFRTKSKVCKLKKAQRSWVQVTGDHQETLRENGEGGSCSPFPSPEPKDPSCRHQPYFPDMDSNAVVKGKNSHVPDGHTKGSPFLGKELCLDEAFPDQQNGTATYAWDQSPCSSPKWECTELIHDLPLPEHHSSNVFISEAEREVMTLGQENRTSTVSDDRVKLSVCGADQSVSRVDGPVSERPVQNESSCQMDEDGSLKQNILSSKLLDHPYCKSPLEAPLTCSGLKLENQAGSGKNSQKASPVDDEQLSICLSGFLDEVMKKYGSLVPLSEKDVLGRLKDVFNEDFSNRKPFINREITNYRARHQKCNFRIFYNKHMLDMDDLATLDGQNWLNDQVINMYGELIMDAVPDKVHFFNSFFHRQLVTKGYNGVKRWTKKRDGTAPILRH
- the SENP5 gene encoding sentrin-specific protease 5 isoform X2 encodes the protein MKKQKKILWRKGIHLAFSEKWNTGFGGFKKFCFHQHLCILKAKLGRPSTWSRQLRHFRCRKKALQIQKTWIQDAPFFAKTKSHVAAQNVSTLSSKVKRKDSKHFISSSRTLLRLQAERLLSSAKNSDHEYCGEKSVLKAVADLPGNNVLGQANGHRPRTEPQASDFPMKFNGESQSPGESGTIVVTLSNHKRKRFCYGCCQGLEHHRNGGPLIPKKFQLNQHRRIKVSPFMMYEKLSMIRFRYRILRSQHFRTKSKVCKLKKAQRSWVQVTGDHQETLRENGEGGSCSPFPSPEPKDPSCRHQPYFPDMDSNAVVKGKNSHVPDGHTKGSPFLGKELCLDEAFPDQQNGTATYAWDQSPCSSPKWECTELIHDLPLPEHHSSNVFISEAEREVMTLGQENRTSTVSDDRVKLSVCGADQSVSRVDGPVSERPVQNESSCQMDEDGSLKQNILSSKLLDHPYCKSPLEAPLTCSGLKLENQAGSGKNSQKASPVDDEQLSICLSGFLDEVMKKYGSLVPLSEKDVLGRLKDVFNEDFSNRKPFINREITNYRARHQKCNFRIFYNKHMLDMDDLATLDGQNWLNDQVINMYGELIMDAVPDKVHFFNSFFHRQLVTKGYNGVKRWTKKVDLFKKSLLLIPIHLEVHWSLITVTLSNRIISFYDSQGIHFKFCVENIRKYLLTEAREKNRPEFLQGWQTAVTKCIPQQKNDSDCGVFVLQYCKCLALEQPFQFSQEDMPRVRKRIYKELCECRLMD
- the SENP5 gene encoding sentrin-specific protease 5 isoform X1, translated to MKKQKKILWRKGIHLAFSEKWNTGFGGFKKFCFHQHLCILKAKLGRPSTWSRQLRHFRCRKKALQIQKTWIQDAPFFAKTKSHVAAQNVSTLSSKVKRKDSKHFISSSRTLLRLQAERLLSSAKNSDHEYCGEKSVLKAVADLPGNNVLGQANGHRPRTEPQASDFPMKFNGESQSPGESGTIVVTLSNHKRKRFCYGCCQGLEHHRNGGPLIPKKFQLNQHRRIKVSPFMMYEKLSMIRFRYRILRSQHFRTKSKVCKLKKAQRSWVQVTGDHQETLRENGEGGSCSPFPSPEPKDPSCRHQPYFPDMDSNAVVKGKNSHVPDGHTKGSPFLGKELCLDEAFPDQQNGTATYAWDQSPCSSPKWECTELIHDLPLPEHHSSNVFISEAEREVMTLGQENRTSTVSDDRVKLSVCGADQSVSRVDGPVSERPVQNESSCQMDEDGSLKQNILSSKLLDHPYCKSPLEAPLTCSGLKLENQAGSGKNSQKASPVDDEQLSICLSGFLDEVMKKYGSLVPLSEKDVLGRLKDVFNEDFSNRKPFINREITNYRARHQKCNFRIFYNKHMLDMDDLATLDGQNWLNDQVINMYGELIMDAVPDKVHFFNSFFHRQLVTKGYNGVKRWTKKVDLFKKSLLLIPIHLEVHWSLITVTLSNRIISFYDSQGIHFKFCVENIRKYLLTEAREKNRPEFLQGWQTAVTKCIPQQKNDSDCGVFVLQVKIPLFPEFRMCELKFVGLKADGSPCGMYLAVGTGNSISSFPSFVAGEL
- the SENP5 gene encoding sentrin-specific protease 5 isoform X3, with amino-acid sequence MKKQKKILWRKGIHLAFSEKWNTGFGGFKKFCFHQHLCILKAKLGRPSTWSRQLRHFRCRKKALQIQKTWIQDAPFFAKTKSHVAAQNVSTLSSKVKRKDSKHFISSSRTLLRLQAERLLSSAKNSDHEYCGEKSVLKAVADLPGNNVLGQANGHRPRTEPQASDFPMKFNGESQSPGESGTIVVTLSNHKRKRFCYGCCQGLEHHRNGGPLIPKKFQLNQHRRIKVSPFMMYEKLSMIRFRYRILRSQHFRTKSKVCKLKKAQRSWVQVTGDHQETLRENGEGGSCSPFPSPEPKDPSCRHQPYFPDMDSNAVVKGKNSHVPDGHTKGSPFLGKELCLDEAFPDQQNGTATYAWDQSPCSSPKWECTELIHDLPLPEHHSSNVFISEAEREVMTLGQENRTSTVSDDRVKLSVCGADQSVSRVDGPVSERPVQNESSCQMDEDGSLKQNILSSKLLDHPYCKSPLEAPLTCSGLKLENQAGSGKNSQKASPVDDEQLSICLSGFLDEVMKKYGSLVPLSEKDVLGRLKDVFNEDFSNRKPFINREITNYRARHQKCNFRIFYNKHMLDMDDLATLDGQNWLNDQVINMYGELIMDAVPDKVHFFNSFFHRQLVTKGYNGVKRWTKKVDLFKKSLLLIPIHLEVHWSLITVTLSNRIISFYDSQGIHFKFCVENIRKYLLTEAREKNRPEFLQGWQTAVTKMTHIDPEKC
- the SENP5 gene encoding sentrin-specific protease 5 isoform X4, with amino-acid sequence MKKQKKILWRKGIHLAFSEKWNTGFGGFKKFCFHQHLCILKAKLGRPSTWSRQLRHFRCRKKALQIQKTWIQDAPFFAKTKSHVAAQNVSTLSSKVKRKDSKHFISSSRTLLRLQAERLLSSAKNSDHEYCGEKSVLKAVADLPGNNVLGQANGHRPRTEPQASDFPMKFNGESQSPGESGTIVVTLSNHKRKRFCYGCCQGLEHHRNGGPLIPKKFQLNQHRRIKVSPFMMYEKLSMIRFRYRILRSQHFRTKSKVCKLKKAQRSWVQVTGDHQETLRENGEGGSCSPFPSPEPKDPSCRHQPYFPDMDSNAVVKGKNSHVPDGHTKGSPFLGKELCLDEAFPDQQNGTATYAWDQSPCSSPKWECTELIHDLPLPEHHSSNVFISEAEREVMTLGQENRTSTVSDDRVKLSVCGADQSVSRVDGPVSERPVQNESSCQMDEDGSLKQNILSSKLLDHPYCKSPLEAPLTCSGLKLENQAGSGKNSQKASPVDDEQLSICLSGFLDEVMKKYGSLVPLSEKDVLGRLKDVFNEDFSNRKPFINREITNYRARHQKCNFRIFYNKHMLDMDDLATLDGQNWLNDQVINMYGELIMDAVPDKVHFFNSFFHRQLVTKGYNGVKRWTKKVDLFKKSLLLIPIHLEVHWSLITVTLSNRIISFYDSQGIHFKFCVESCNGHVASK